The genomic segment TTCGCGTCGATCGTGTGGTTATACTCTCCCATGAACATGTTACTCACCTACTCTCGCAAAATCTGAATCTCCCCTTCAGATTTCTCAGGTGGTAATGGACTCTGCCGTTATTCCCCACTCACCACCACTATTCACCACTTTCTACCACTTATGTGCTTATTCTAAACTATTTAGGCTGAAAAAACAAGGGGGAGAAAAAGATTTTTAAAATTTAGAACTCTGTTAACATTTATGAAACAACCTTATTTTTACGAGAAAAATGGGCTTTTATACACAAAAAGTGGGTTGAATTTCCACTTTCAACCCACTTATCTTTCAGATATATGTTTTTTTACTGTTCTTCTTTTGAATTTGTGGGAGAATTTCCCACATCTGGCTTTACCTGTTCATCCATCTCCGGCCGGATTTCCGGTTCCGGTTTCATTTCAGAAGTCTCAGGAAACATCTTTTTTTCTTTCACTGACTCATCCAGAAATCTTTTTCTCCTCTGCCGGCGTATAGTATCTCTTTTCTGTGCCATCACTCTGCGTATGATCACTACAGGCATAAAAACAGCAAATAATATAGCGGAAATTACCAGCGAAATCCCCACTTTTGTCCCCGGAATATAAAGCTTATCTGTTCTGAACCATTCAAAGAAAAACCTTCCCAGACCATAACCTGCCAGATAGATCATAAACAATTCGCCTTCATATTTCTTTTTTCGGCGCATGGCCATCAACAGCAGAAATAACAGCAGACACCACAGACTTTCATAAAGAAAAATCGGCTGAACCTGAATATATGAAATCCCATTTACAGTCAGCAGATTATCTCTCATTGCTCCCGAAACTTCTCCTGACCGCACAGCTGAAACCGGTATCTGCATTGCCCATGGCAGATCTGTATATTCTCCGAAAGACTCTCTGTTAAAAAAGTTACCCCAGCGCCCTATAGCCTGTCCCAGAAGTATTCCGGGACACGCAATATCGGCACTCTGCCAGAATGACGTTTTGGTAATCCTGCAAAATACCGCTGCCGCAAGAAATCCAAAGAGCAGACCACCATATAAAGCGTAACCACCATTTCGAAAGTCCAGTATGGCATTCAGATTTTCTTTATAAAATCCCCATGAAAAAGCCACATAAAATAATCTGGAACCTGCCACTGAAACCAGCAGGGAGATAAGCATCATATCGAGATACCTGTTCTGATCTTCCCCATTTCGTTTCGCTTCAAGTGTCACAAGTCCCATTCCAAGAAGAGCACCCACGGCAATCAGTACTCCATATATGGTGAATTCCATTCCAAATATCTGAAATGAGCGTGGCACATAATCAAAGACCAGGCCAAGTCCCGGAAAACGTATCGACATTTCCATAAATCACCTGTTCATCATACATTGAATCGGAATAAGATCACATCTCCATCCTGTACAACGTATTCTTTACCTTCCATTCTTACAAGACCTTTCTCTCTGGCACCTGCATAGGAACCACAGTCCAGAAGATCCTGATAATTTACAACCTCAGCTTTAATAAATCCTCGCTCAAAATCTGTATGGATCTTACCTGCTGCCTGCGGAGCCTTTGTTCCGATTTTAATCGTCCATGCTCTTGTCTCATCCTCACCTGAAGTAAGGAAACTCATCAGTCCAAGGAGATGATAGCTTGCTTTTACAAGTTTCTCAAGTCCTGATTCTGTCAGTCCCAGATCCTCCAGGAACATTTTCTTCTCATCATCATCCAGTTCAGAGATCTCTTCTTCGATTTCTGCACAGATAACGAAAATCTCACTGTTCTGCTCTGCCGCATATTTGCGCACTGCCTGTACATGGCTGTTGCTTTCACCGTCATCAGCCAGATCTCCTTCTGCTACGTTTGCTGCATAGATCACAGGCTTCCAGGTAAGCAGATTATAAGTAGACATCCAGGCTTCTTCATCTTCATTTTCCATTTCCATAGTGATTGCCATCTTGCCATCTTCCAGATGTGTTTTTACCTTCTGAAGGAAATCAAGCTCCTTGGCAGCCTCTTTGTCCATGCGTGCTGTTTTTGTAACTTTTGCAATTCTTCTCTCAAGGATCTCAAGGTCTGAGAAGATCAGCTCCAGATTAATAGTTTCAATATCACGGATAGGATCAATACTTCCATCTACATGGATAACATTGGAATCTTCAAAGCAGCGGACTACATGAACGATTGCATCTACCTCACGGATATTTGCAAGGAACTGGTTTCCAAGGCCTTCTCCTTTGGATGCTCCCTTTACAAGTCCTGCAATATCTACGAATTCAATTACAGCAGGTGTCACTTTCTTAGAATGATAAAAGTCTCCGAGAAGCTTCAGTCTCTCATCCGGCACTGTAACAACACCTACATTAGGGTCAATGGTACAGAACGGATAATTTGCAGATTCTGCGCCTGCCTTTGTCAATGAATTAAATAATGTACTTTTTCCAACATTGGGTAATCCGACGATTCCTAATTTCATTTTTTATATTTCCTCCTATAAATCCTTTGATTTTATCCCAGTCCAATAGCTAAATCTTTGATTGACCAACATATCAAATGACAATCAAGTGGATATTCACAATCCAAGCTCTTTGCCTTTTAAATCTTTTCCCATATTTCAGCTTCTCTCATCAGAAGTCCTAATACAGTACTTTGTATTATACCATAGCATCTTATCTTTGTGAATATTCATTTTCATCTCATCTTCTGCTAATATTTCCACACTTTTCGAAATGAATTTTTCAAATTCTTCTCTCGCCTTATTTCTATTTCTAATTTTTGTAAAAATCATTTTTATGCCGGCTCAAAAAATGTCCTTACACATATTCAAAAGATGAAGGGCATAAATACAGTCTCTTATAGAATACTTGAAAACAAAAAAGCACTCACCTATTTCAGGTAAATGCCTTAGTCAAGCGGATATTCACAATCCGCTCTGCTACTTGCTCATAACCGAATAACTGCTCCGCAGTTTATCAGAAAGATTCAGCCTTCCCCTCCGGGAAAATAATTTTAAACACAAAGAAAAAAATCACCATGGAAACTCCACCTGTAATAATTGTCACAAGCATGTTATAGACTGCCGGTGCCACATATGCAGATGCAACTGGCATCCACAGATTATTAAATCCATTACAGATCAGTGAAATTACCACCCATGCTATAAAATACCAGATTGCCTGATATACAGGATTTCCATGGCTTTTAAAAGTAACATTTCTCTGAAGCGGAAAATTGATACACTGTGCAAGAAATGACCCCAATTCATAACTGATAAAATAGCCAAGTCCACCACCGATCAGTATATTCCCCGTTGCATCACGCAATACATTATACCCCAGCAAGCTCCATGTAAATTTTACTCCAAACAGATTCATTGAAACCTTTGGCCACATAAATTCTGTACCAGCCAGACCAATTCCCAAAATCCCTGGTAAAAATGTAAATACAAGATACTGGAATACTGTCACGCCCATACTGAATATAACAAAATAGAATATCTGATAAAGCCATTTTGCAAAAGTAGCATGTTTCTCTTCAAAACATTTCCATATATTTTTTATATGATTCATCTGCACTTCCCTCCGGCTCCTTTTAATAATTTTTCATATTTCTTATTATTTCTTCTGTTTCTGAAATATCCGCCAACTACTTTTTTTACTCCAAGCATAAAATGGCCATTCACAGCATCGACAATTCCATATACCATTTCCATACTGACGGCCCCGCCGGTCATCTTGGCAATCCCCCGAAACGGCATATTGTAAATAAAAAGAATATTCAGATCTGGCTTTCCCTGTGCCTCACTCTTCTTTTTCATTTTTGTGAGATATCTATATATCAGCCTTGCAAGTCGACTTTTTGCATAATACATCTGACAGATTGCATCATTGATTTCCAGATTTCCACTCCATCTCCCGTTCGGTATCTCATGGCCAAGAAGTTCACGAAATTCCTCATCTGATATTTTCTGCACGATTCCTGTATAATAGTAAGGCATTTTTGCCGGATTATACGGATACCCTTTACTATTTCCTATTCTCTCAGTCATACCTGTTAAACGAATATCTGCAACACTGGCTCCTACCATAATCTGATAAGTTCCTGTTTCTATTTCCCACTGTCCCGTTTTTATATTCCAATAACGGAATGTCTTATCATCAAACGGAATCCTGAGCTGTCTGCTTTCTCCTGCCTTTAGATAAACTTTTACAAAACCTTTCAGTTCTTTTTCCGGTCGGAACACGATTGCATTAGGAAGTCCTACATACATCTGAACAACCTCTGCTCCATCTCTGTCACCTGTATTGGTAACCGAAACTTTGATTCCATCCTCTTCTATGATAAGATCAGAATATGTAAATTCCGTATAGGAAAGTCCAAAGCCAAATGGATATTGCACCCGGACTTTTGAAGTATCATAATAGCGATATCCCACATAAACACTCTCTCGGTATTCCGATGTTTTCTCATTACTTGGATAATATCGGAATGCCGGTGTCTGTTCATAAGATATGGGATATGTTTCTGCCAGTCTTCCTGATGGATTCACTTTTCCGGTCAGAATATCCAATGTTGCAGAAGCGCCTGCCTGTCCATTCAGATAGCCATGCAAAATCGCTTTGCAGCAGGTGTGCCATGGCATTTCTATCGCAGATCCTGCACTCAGTATTCCAATAATATTTTCATTCACTTTACTGATATCCTGCAGAAGATCTATCTGATTCTGCGGAATACGCATATGGGTTCTATCCAGTCCTTCTGATTCACTGATCTCATCAAGACCAAAGCAGAAAATCACAATATCTGCGTTCATGGCCAAATTTAATGCAAACTTTCTATCATTCTCATCTACATCTCCATTTCTCTGATAGCCTCTTGTCATCCCCAGAATATTCAGATCATATTGTTGCAAAATCGATGACATATCTTCTACTTTTGTTGGATTGACCATAGAAGACCCTGCCCCCTGATATCTGGGTGAAAAAACAAAATCTCCAATAACAGCGATGGATTTTTTTGTATCCAGCGGAAGAATCTGTTTTTCATTTTTCAGAAGAATCATGCTTTCTGCTGCTGCTTTCCTTGCCAGTTGATGATGTGCATTTCTGTCAAAGTTTTTATCTGAAAGCTTCTTCCCTGATGTCAGTTCCATCACTGCATCCACCAGTTCTCCAACTCTTTCATCCAAATCCGCTTCCTTCAGCGTTCCATTTCGGACAGCAGCAATCACTTCTCTTGCAGAATCGTACCCACAGGACGGCATCTCCAGATTTGAGCCGGCAGCAACACCTTTCACATGGTCATTGCTTCCGCCCCAGTCTGTTACTACAATTCCATCAAATCCCCATTCTTTGCGCAGGATATCTGTCAAAAGATGTTTGTCCTCATTAGCATAAATCCCATTAATCTGGTTGTAACTGCTCATGATTGCTTTTGCGTGTCCTTCTTTAACAGCTATCTCAAAACCGGTCAGATAAATTTCTCTTAATGTCCGTTCGTCAACAACTGCGTCCATTGCCATTCTCCGAAGTTCCTGACTGTTAACCGCCAGATGCTTCGGGCAGGCATAAACGCCTTTACTCTGTATTCCACGAATATATGACGCTGCCATCTTCCCGGAAAGATATGGATCTTCTGAAAAATATTCAAAATTTCTTCCACATAACGGGCTTCTTTTAATATTTAATCCCGGACCAAGCAGGATATTTACATCCATACTTGCTGCTTCCTCTCCAAGGGCCTGTCCAATCTCTTCCCCCAGATCCTGATTCCAGCTGTTTGCAATCGTCGCCGCTGTGGGAAAACACGTTGCGTTCATGGATGCATTCAGTCCCAAATGGTCTCCTGCTCCTGCCTGTTTTCTGATTCCATGCGGTCCATCCGAAAGAAAGATGGACGGGATGGAAAGCCTGTCAATTTCTCTGGTCTGCCAGACAGTTTTTCCACTGAGGATCGCTGCCTTTTCTTCTATTGTCATCTTTTCAATCAATTTTTGCTGTTTCATAACTGTTTTCCATCCCACTTTCTTCCTTATTCAGCATTCTTTCTTTTCTTATATCCTCTGATTACCAGTACTTCCATTCCTGCCATGAAAAGTGCCATTACAATGTCGATACCAATTCCTGCTTTTTTCCAGTTTTCCATACCTGTTTCTTCGTGTTCTCCATCATAAGCCCAGCTGCTTACAACTGTATACATGACATTTTTGCAGGCATTTCTCATCTGAAGTACAGCTGTTGGATGCTCCGGATTGGCTACATTGTTCTCTTCTCCGTTGAATGTGGACAACATTGCATCTACTCCATTCGCCAAAGCTGCATCTGCATTCATAAATCCATGACCATTGTTTCGGAAGAAGTCTGTAAGTGCCATTCCCCTGAATCCCCATTCATCTCTGAGAACTGTATTCATAAGGTTACTGCTTTCTCCAGTCCATTTATCTCCAAGGAAACTCCAGGAAACCATAACCGCATTTGCGCCACCCTGTTTTACAGAAATTTCAAATGGTTTCAGATAGATTTCCCGGATTGCCTGCTCATTTGACCAGACACTTACCATCTTTGCATTTCCCTCATACAGAGCAAAATGTTTGATATAAGAATAAACTCCATATTTTCTTGCTCCTTCTACTGCTTTTGCTCCCATATTTCCTGCAAGAACTCCATCTTCTGAAAAATATTCATAGTTTCTTGCTCCAAATGTGGTTCTATGAGTATTCATACCTGGTGCATACCAGCCCTCTGCACCCATTTCCTGACTGATCTTGCCCATGCATTCACCCCAGGCCTGTGCAAGTCCCTTATTCCATGTGGAAGCAACCACAACTTCAATTGGAAATCCAATAGAACCAACTCCTGTAAAGTTGTTATTAATTGCTGCTGGTCCATCGAAATCAAGTGTAGCCACTTTTCCCACAGAGTCCATGGCTGCTGTCTGATAGCCAGCCATTGCAATCATATTTGCCATTTCATCAACAGTAAGCTGATCCAGAAGTTTTTCCCAACGAGGATCGTCATAATCAGCATCACACATATCAGCTAATGTAAGTCCATTATCTGCTCCCGTTGTCGGCATTACATCCTTATCATTGAGATATGTAGTCTTATCAAAGTTGCTGTTCAAATGATATTCAGAAACATATGGCTCACCCAGCTCTGCAGATGCCGGTGCTGCTGTAGCCTCTTCATAATTTGCAAAATGATCAGCACGTGACAGATATGTCACATCGCCTTTTGCATCTTCAAATACATTTGTTGCTGCAGTATCATCTGATGCTCTTTTATTTTCTCCCTCATATACTACATCAGCATCTGCAGTATAAGTTTTCTGATCCAGCACAGTGTGTGAATCACTGTTAATAGAGATCACGTAATCGCCTTTTTCAAGAACATACGCTTTTGCATTATTCTCATCATAAGAGGCCATATCTTCTATACTGAATGTAACTGTAACAGTCTGAGATTCTCCCGGCTGAAGCAGATCTGTTTTTGCAAACTCGATCAGATTTGCAGAAGATTTCTCAATTCCCCCATTTGTATATGGCGGTTTATAATACACTTCTACTACATCTTTTCCGGCAACATCTCCTGTGTTGGTTACTTCTACATCTACAGAAATCTGTCCGTCTTTTTCCTCCAATTCACCCATTTTCTGTTCAAATTCCGTATAACTCAGACC from the Blautia wexlerae DSM 19850 genome contains:
- the lgt gene encoding prolipoprotein diacylglyceryl transferase, which produces MSIRFPGLGLVFDYVPRSFQIFGMEFTIYGVLIAVGALLGMGLVTLEAKRNGEDQNRYLDMMLISLLVSVAGSRLFYVAFSWGFYKENLNAILDFRNGGYALYGGLLFGFLAAAVFCRITKTSFWQSADIACPGILLGQAIGRWGNFFNRESFGEYTDLPWAMQIPVSAVRSGEVSGAMRDNLLTVNGISYIQVQPIFLYESLWCLLLFLLLMAMRRKKKYEGELFMIYLAGYGLGRFFFEWFRTDKLYIPGTKVGISLVISAILFAVFMPVVIIRRVMAQKRDTIRRQRRKRFLDESVKEKKMFPETSEMKPEPEIRPEMDEQVKPDVGNSPTNSKEEQ
- a CDS encoding glycoside hydrolase family 3 C-terminal domain-containing protein — its product is MISVEMEDVLAVLQLCKPYIIGIIAALVIGIVIMIACRRMSRGKRFLIRGEAAIAMVLAVVVCVNMICFGPMSTLIGLATGNGTLSDETNEEAAEVAEEIMEDGIVLLKNESLLPLNETKKLNIFGWESINPAYGGAGSGGINDLYDIVSLNQGLENAGFSINQELVDFYNNYGADNPEMSIQKQSWTLPEPPVDTYSDELIKSAKEYSDVAVVVLSRKAGEGHNDIPMDVRKAAYDNNSDEYDDFPEGEHYLQLSQTERDMVDMVCSNFDNVIVVYNGANQFELGFADEYPQIKSVVWCPGTGNVGFNALGKVFSGEVNPSGKTPDTFIYDMTTAPWWNNAEKTEYTNLADMAVEGMNAGTAQVYAPAFTNYVEGIYVGYKYYETAAQEGAIDYDKTVQYPFGYGLSYTEFEQKMGELEEKDGQISVDVEVTNTGDVAGKDVVEVYYKPPYTNGGIEKSSANLIEFAKTDLLQPGESQTVTVTFSIEDMASYDENNAKAYVLEKGDYVISINSDSHTVLDQKTYTADADVVYEGENKRASDDTAATNVFEDAKGDVTYLSRADHFANYEEATAAPASAELGEPYVSEYHLNSNFDKTTYLNDKDVMPTTGADNGLTLADMCDADYDDPRWEKLLDQLTVDEMANMIAMAGYQTAAMDSVGKVATLDFDGPAAINNNFTGVGSIGFPIEVVVASTWNKGLAQAWGECMGKISQEMGAEGWYAPGMNTHRTTFGARNYEYFSEDGVLAGNMGAKAVEGARKYGVYSYIKHFALYEGNAKMVSVWSNEQAIREIYLKPFEISVKQGGANAVMVSWSFLGDKWTGESSNLMNTVLRDEWGFRGMALTDFFRNNGHGFMNADAALANGVDAMLSTFNGEENNVANPEHPTAVLQMRNACKNVMYTVVSSWAYDGEHEETGMENWKKAGIGIDIVMALFMAGMEVLVIRGYKKRKNAE
- a CDS encoding glycoside hydrolase family 3 C-terminal domain-containing protein translates to MKQQKLIEKMTIEEKAAILSGKTVWQTREIDRLSIPSIFLSDGPHGIRKQAGAGDHLGLNASMNATCFPTAATIANSWNQDLGEEIGQALGEEAASMDVNILLGPGLNIKRSPLCGRNFEYFSEDPYLSGKMAASYIRGIQSKGVYACPKHLAVNSQELRRMAMDAVVDERTLREIYLTGFEIAVKEGHAKAIMSSYNQINGIYANEDKHLLTDILRKEWGFDGIVVTDWGGSNDHVKGVAAGSNLEMPSCGYDSAREVIAAVRNGTLKEADLDERVGELVDAVMELTSGKKLSDKNFDRNAHHQLARKAAAESMILLKNEKQILPLDTKKSIAVIGDFVFSPRYQGAGSSMVNPTKVEDMSSILQQYDLNILGMTRGYQRNGDVDENDRKFALNLAMNADIVIFCFGLDEISESEGLDRTHMRIPQNQIDLLQDISKVNENIIGILSAGSAIEMPWHTCCKAILHGYLNGQAGASATLDILTGKVNPSGRLAETYPISYEQTPAFRYYPSNEKTSEYRESVYVGYRYYDTSKVRVQYPFGFGLSYTEFTYSDLIIEEDGIKVSVTNTGDRDGAEVVQMYVGLPNAIVFRPEKELKGFVKVYLKAGESRQLRIPFDDKTFRYWNIKTGQWEIETGTYQIMVGASVADIRLTGMTERIGNSKGYPYNPAKMPYYYTGIVQKISDEEFRELLGHEIPNGRWSGNLEINDAICQMYYAKSRLARLIYRYLTKMKKKSEAQGKPDLNILFIYNMPFRGIAKMTGGAVSMEMVYGIVDAVNGHFMLGVKKVVGGYFRNRRNNKKYEKLLKGAGGKCR
- the ychF gene encoding redox-regulated ATPase YchF, which codes for MKLGIVGLPNVGKSTLFNSLTKAGAESANYPFCTIDPNVGVVTVPDERLKLLGDFYHSKKVTPAVIEFVDIAGLVKGASKGEGLGNQFLANIREVDAIVHVVRCFEDSNVIHVDGSIDPIRDIETINLELIFSDLEILERRIAKVTKTARMDKEAAKELDFLQKVKTHLEDGKMAITMEMENEDEEAWMSTYNLLTWKPVIYAANVAEGDLADDGESNSHVQAVRKYAAEQNSEIFVICAEIEEEISELDDDEKKMFLEDLGLTESGLEKLVKASYHLLGLMSFLTSGEDETRAWTIKIGTKAPQAAGKIHTDFERGFIKAEVVNYQDLLDCGSYAGAREKGLVRMEGKEYVVQDGDVILFRFNV